In a genomic window of Enterobacter asburiae:
- the znuC gene encoding zinc ABC transporter ATP-binding protein ZnuC → MTTLVSLDNISVSFGQRRVLSDVSLDLKPGKILTLLGPNGAGKSTLVRVVLGLVTPDEGVITREEKLRIGYVPQKLHLDATLPLTVSRFLRLRPGTRKADILPALKRVQAGHLIDAPLQKLSGGETQRVLLARALLSSPQLLVLDEPTQGVDVNGQVALYDLIDQLRRELNCAVLMVSHDLHLVMAKTDEVLCLNHHICCSGTPEVVSMHPEFISMFGPRGAEQLGIYRHHHNHRHDLQGRIVLRRGNGHS, encoded by the coding sequence ATGACGACACTGGTTTCTCTCGATAATATTTCGGTCTCATTCGGCCAGCGCCGCGTCCTCTCTGACGTATCGCTGGATCTCAAGCCCGGCAAAATTTTAACGCTGCTCGGCCCCAATGGCGCTGGTAAATCCACTCTGGTACGTGTGGTGCTGGGTCTGGTAACACCGGACGAAGGTGTGATTACGCGCGAGGAAAAATTGCGGATCGGCTACGTGCCGCAAAAATTACACCTGGACGCCACCCTGCCGCTGACGGTAAGTCGCTTTCTGCGCCTGCGCCCCGGCACGCGTAAAGCCGATATTCTCCCGGCGTTGAAACGCGTGCAGGCGGGCCATCTTATCGACGCACCGCTGCAAAAGCTGTCCGGCGGTGAGACGCAGCGCGTTTTGCTGGCCCGTGCGCTGCTGAGCAGCCCGCAGCTGCTGGTGCTTGATGAGCCAACCCAGGGTGTGGACGTTAATGGTCAGGTCGCGCTTTATGATTTGATCGACCAGCTGCGTCGCGAACTGAACTGCGCCGTGCTGATGGTCTCCCACGATCTCCATCTTGTGATGGCGAAAACGGACGAAGTGCTGTGCCTTAACCATCATATTTGCTGCTCCGGCACGCCTGAAGTGGTCTCGATGCACCCGGAATTTATCTCCATGTTTGGCCCTCGCGGCGCTGAACAGCTGGGTATTTACCGTCATCATCATAATCACCGCCATGATTTACAGGGACGAATTGTCCTGCGCCGGGGAAATGGACACTCATGA
- the znuB gene encoding zinc ABC transporter permease subunit ZnuB: protein MIELLLPGWLAGIMLACAAGPLGSFVVWRRMSYFGDTLAHASLLGVAFGLLLDVNPFYAVIVVTLLLAAGLVWLEKRPHLAIDTLLGIMAHSALSLGLVVVSLMSNIRVDLMAYLFGDLLAVTPEDLISIAIGVVVVLGILLWQWRNLLAMTVSPDLAFVDGVKLQRVKLLLMLVTALTIGVAMKFVGALIITSLLIIPAATARRFARTPEQMAGVAVIIGMIAVTGGLTFSAFYDTPAGPSVVLCAAVLFIFSMMKKQPNA from the coding sequence ATGATTGAACTATTACTGCCCGGCTGGCTGGCCGGGATTATGCTTGCCTGCGCCGCGGGTCCACTCGGCTCGTTTGTGGTATGGCGCAGAATGTCCTATTTCGGGGATACCCTCGCGCACGCCTCCCTGCTGGGCGTGGCTTTTGGTTTACTGCTGGACGTTAATCCCTTCTACGCGGTGATTGTTGTCACCCTGCTGCTGGCAGCCGGGCTGGTCTGGCTGGAGAAACGTCCGCACCTCGCCATTGATACGCTGCTTGGCATCATGGCCCACAGCGCGCTCTCGCTGGGTCTGGTGGTGGTAAGCCTGATGTCGAATATCCGCGTCGACCTGATGGCCTATCTGTTTGGCGATCTGCTTGCCGTGACGCCGGAAGATTTAATTTCCATCGCCATCGGGGTGGTGGTGGTACTCGGTATTCTGCTCTGGCAGTGGCGTAACCTGCTGGCAATGACCGTCAGCCCGGACCTGGCCTTCGTCGACGGCGTGAAGCTGCAGCGGGTTAAGCTGCTGCTGATGCTGGTGACGGCATTAACCATCGGCGTGGCGATGAAGTTTGTCGGGGCGCTGATTATTACGTCGCTGCTGATTATCCCTGCCGCCACGGCACGTCGTTTTGCCCGCACGCCGGAGCAGATGGCCGGCGTGGCCGTGATTATCGGGATGATTGCGGTAACGGGCGGGTTAACCTTTTCGGCATTCTATGACACGCCTGCGGGGCCGTCGGTGGTGTTGTGTGCGGCGGTGTTGTTTATTTTTAGTATGATGAAAAAACAACCGAATGCCTGA